The Beijerinckiaceae bacterium RH AL1 genome has a segment encoding these proteins:
- a CDS encoding Integral membrane sensor signal transduction histidine kinase (ID:RHAL1_02969;~source:Prodigal:2.6), whose protein sequence is MRTIRFRLGLLVFGCLFIAFAAGAGVIYALHVTDRTVDRALDAQRRLDRLTELSGRIQLYGLLAISTVNEPALAATRLKDAERGVDEAIKGFEPEIARAIADADLPLDVNAMAARAKPLEQVRAGFHVLVRQVQDALSEPDAHAREDRIRGAFNGFATFTGPYLFFLMQADRRGVEVGREEARAISRTITEAAVVLVVVALLGALLLYRVTSRPILAAVAEIHDAAVAIGQGERNLRLPVRNRDELGLLAVVFNRMTARLRRGEERVARDRTALEKTIADRTSDLRAANETLSAIDSSRRRFFADVSHELRTPLTVILGECEIALAPPKPDGPSALAKRLDQANAAFAVIRRRAQRLQRRVEDMMRIARSESGTIDLTFKPVALQAVCASAVEAFEGATRKRDVAIVLESGPEDVRIDGDFEWLRQIVEGMIDNALRHAKGVTRIVLSCAVRDGEAHLEIRDDGPGFGAGDPRELLERFSRRNVKDGPSGFGIGLALVRWVVDKHHGTVTLRDAASPAHGAEIAICLPLSKVHQVETQLAET, encoded by the coding sequence GTGCGCACCATCCGCTTCCGGCTCGGGCTGCTCGTCTTCGGCTGCCTGTTCATCGCCTTCGCGGCCGGCGCCGGCGTGATCTACGCCCTGCATGTCACCGATCGCACCGTCGATCGTGCGCTCGACGCGCAGCGCCGGCTCGACCGCCTCACCGAACTGTCCGGCCGCATCCAGCTCTACGGCCTCCTCGCCATCTCGACCGTCAACGAGCCGGCGCTGGCCGCGACGCGCCTCAAGGACGCCGAGCGCGGCGTCGACGAGGCGATCAAGGGCTTCGAGCCGGAGATCGCCAGGGCGATCGCCGATGCCGACCTGCCGCTCGACGTCAACGCGATGGCCGCTCGCGCGAAGCCGCTGGAGCAGGTGCGTGCCGGCTTCCACGTCCTCGTGCGGCAGGTGCAGGACGCGCTCTCCGAGCCCGACGCGCACGCCCGCGAGGACCGCATCCGCGGCGCGTTCAACGGCTTCGCGACCTTCACGGGGCCCTACCTCTTCTTCCTGATGCAGGCCGACCGCCGCGGCGTCGAGGTCGGTCGAGAGGAGGCGCGGGCGATCTCCCGCACCATCACCGAGGCGGCGGTCGTTCTCGTCGTCGTCGCGCTTCTCGGCGCGCTCCTGCTCTATCGCGTGACGTCGCGGCCGATCCTGGCGGCGGTGGCGGAGATCCACGACGCGGCCGTGGCGATCGGGCAGGGCGAGCGCAACCTGCGGCTCCCGGTGCGCAATCGCGACGAGCTCGGGCTTCTCGCGGTCGTGTTCAACCGCATGACGGCGCGGCTGCGGCGCGGCGAGGAGAGGGTCGCGCGCGATCGCACCGCGCTCGAGAAGACCATCGCCGACCGGACCAGCGACCTGCGCGCGGCCAACGAGACGCTCAGCGCCATCGACAGCTCGCGGCGCCGCTTCTTCGCCGACGTTTCGCACGAGCTGCGCACGCCGCTCACCGTCATCCTCGGCGAGTGCGAGATCGCGCTGGCCCCGCCGAAGCCGGACGGGCCGTCGGCTTTGGCGAAGCGGCTCGATCAGGCGAACGCGGCCTTTGCGGTAATCCGGCGGCGCGCGCAGCGCCTGCAGCGGCGGGTCGAGGACATGATGCGGATCGCGCGCTCCGAGAGCGGCACGATCGATCTCACGTTCAAGCCGGTCGCGCTGCAGGCGGTGTGTGCGAGCGCCGTCGAGGCCTTCGAGGGCGCGACGCGCAAGCGCGACGTGGCGATCGTGCTGGAGTCGGGTCCCGAGGACGTGCGGATCGACGGCGACTTCGAGTGGCTGCGCCAGATCGTCGAGGGCATGATCGACAATGCGCTGCGCCACGCCAAGGGCGTCACGCGGATCGTGCTCTCCTGCGCCGTGCGGGACGGCGAGGCGCATTTGGAAATACGCGACGACGGGCCGGGATTTGGCGCCGGCGATCCTCGGGAACTTCTGGAAAGGTTCTCGCGGCGCAACGTGAAGGACGGCCCGTCGGGCTTCGGAATCGGCCTTGCGCTGGTGCGATGGGTGGTGGACAAACATCACGGCACCGTCACGTTGCGCGATGCCGCGTCACCTGCGCATGGCGCCGAGATCGCGATATGCCTGCCACTGTCCAAGGTCCATCAGGTCGAGACACAGCTGGCCGAGACCTGA
- a CDS encoding hypothetical protein (ID:RHAL1_02970;~conserved protein of unknown function;~source:Prodigal:2.6), with amino-acid sequence MFIIMSVCLIAAPGTCREERVQQTYEERPPIACIVEGQSTVAVWQTEHPAYVVKRWKCVPRSRLEQPL; translated from the coding sequence ATGTTCATCATCATGTCCGTCTGCCTCATCGCTGCGCCCGGCACCTGCAGGGAGGAACGCGTGCAGCAGACCTACGAGGAGCGGCCGCCGATCGCCTGCATCGTCGAAGGCCAGAGCACGGTCGCCGTGTGGCAGACCGAGCATCCCGCCTACGTCGTCAAGCGATGGAAGTGCGTGCCGCGCAGCCGGCTCGAGCAGCCGCTGTGA
- a CDS encoding hypothetical protein (ID:RHAL1_02971;~conserved protein of unknown function;~source:Prodigal:2.6) translates to MNGFAAIVLVCLAATPRQDCDENNALVLRSIHVANELGCASGWQEIIARGGLQESLKGGNYVKTLCRREKAEN, encoded by the coding sequence ATGAACGGGTTCGCGGCGATCGTCTTGGTCTGTCTCGCGGCGACGCCGCGCCAGGATTGCGACGAGAACAATGCGCTGGTGCTGCGCTCGATCCACGTCGCCAACGAGCTCGGCTGCGCCTCGGGCTGGCAGGAGATCATCGCCCGCGGTGGTCTCCAGGAGAGCCTGAAGGGCGGCAACTACGTGAAGACGCTGTGCCGCCGCGAGAAGGCCGAGAACTAG